Proteins encoded together in one Lutra lutra chromosome 4, mLutLut1.2, whole genome shotgun sequence window:
- the FNDC10 gene encoding fibronectin type III domain-containing protein 10, translating into MRAPPLLLLLAACAPPPSAAAVPTPPGWEPAADAPWCPYKVLPEGPEAGGGRLCFRSPARGFRCQAPGCAAHASAGRSLRASVLRNRTVLLQWRLAPAEARRVRAFALNCSWRGAYTRFPCERVLLGASCRDYLLPDVHDGVRYRLCLQPLPLRAEPAAAAPEPAGPAECVEFAAEPAGMREIVVAMTAVGGSICVMLVVICLLVAYITENLMHPAFGRPGLRRQP; encoded by the coding sequence ATGCGCGccccgccgctgctgctgctgctggccgcCTGCGCGCCTCCGCCCTCCGCCGCCGCCGTCCCGACGCCGCCCGGCTGGGAGCCGGCGGCCGACGCGCCCTGGTGCCCCTACAAGGTGCTGCCCGAGGGCCCCGAGGCGGGCGGCGGGCGCCTGTGCTTCCGCAGCCCCGCGCGCGGCTTCCGCTGCCAGGCGCCCGGCTGCGCGGCGCACGCCTCGGCCGGCCGCTCGCTGCGCGCCAGCGTCCTGCGCAACCGCACGGTGCTGCTGCAGTGGCGCCTGGCGCCCGCCGAGGCGCGCCGCGTGCGCGCCTTCGCGCTCAACTGCTCGTGGCGCGGCGCCTACACGCGCTTCCCGTGCGAGCGCGTGCTCCTGGGCGCGTCCTGCCGCGACTACCTGCTGCCCGACGTGCACGACGGCGTGCGCTACCGCCTGTGCCTGCAGCCGCTGCCGCTGCGCGCCgagcccgccgccgccgccccggaGCCCGCCGGGCCCGCCGAGTGCGTGGAGTTCGCTGCCGAGCCGGCCGGCATGCGGGAGATCGTGGTGGCCATGACGGCGGTGGGCGGCTCCATCTGCGTCATGCTGGTGGTCATCTGCCTGCTCGTGGCCTACATCACCGAGAACCTCATGCACCCGGCTTTCGGGCGCCCCGGCCTGCGCAGGCAGCCCTGA